From Gottschalkiaceae bacterium SANA:
GAGGGGGGAAGAAGGACGAGGTGATGAAATGATTCAACATGTTAAAGAACTCATTACACAGGCGCAGAAACAAAATTCCATGCGACTGGCAGTGGTTGCCGCCGAAGAAGCGGAAGTGTTAAAGGCGGTTCACGAAGCCGTGGAAAAGGGGATAATTGAAGCCATTCTTTTCGGTGAGATCGGAGCAATGAAGAAAATTGCTGAAGCCCAGGGTATTAATCTTTCCTCTTTTAAACTTGTTAAAGCAGATAATATGCAGGAATCGGCACGACTTGCAGTCCAGTATGTTCGGGAAGGTAAGGCAGATTTTCTTATGAAGGGATTGGTGGATACGTCCATCTTTCTAAAGGCAGTTTTAGATAAGGAGAATGGACTTAGAACGGGTCAACTCTTAAGTCATGTCATGGTGTACGAGGTGCCGACTTACCATAAACTATTGCTTTTGACCGATGGTGGAATGAATTTGTATCCGGATCTTGAAAAAAAAGGGCAGATTTTAAGAAACAGCGCTCATGTATCTCGCGCGTTGGGAAATCTAGAGATCAAGGTTGCCTGTCTGGCAGCCAAGGAGAAAGTGAATCCAAAGATGCCTGCAACCGTGGATGCGGATGGCTTGAAGCAAGAGGGCTTGGCAGGAAAATTTGGGGATGATGTCGTGGTGGAAGGCCCCATGGCCTTGGACTTGGCTATTTCCAAACGAGCTGCAAAAATTAAGGGATACGAAAGTCCGGTTGCCGGTGAGGCGGATATCCTTTTGGTACCGAATATTGAGATGGGAAATGGGATTGGAAAAGCCATGACGTATTTTGCAAAAAGTCAATCAGCTGGCATAGTCATGGGTGCAAGTGTACCCGTTGTATTGACGTCTCGAGCGGATTCCCATGAGGATAAGTTAAATTCGATTGCACTGGGGAGTGTGGTTGCTGAATGGATTAAAGAAGGGGGTAAAAAATGAAAACATTAATGACAGGCAATGAAGCGATTGCACGAGGCGCTTATGAAGCGGGTGTGACCTATGCGTGTGCATATCCGGGAACGCCCAGTACCGAGATTCTTGAAAATACCGCACGCTATAAAGAGGATCTGCTTGCGGAATGGGCACCCAACGAGAAGGTGGCCTTAGAATCGGCAATTGGTGCTTCGATTGCGGGAGCGCGTAGCTTTGCCGCCATGAAGCATGTCGGCGTTAATGTGGCTGCAGACCCCTTGTTCTCTTTTGCCTATACGGGTGTTACAGGTGGTATGGTGTTGATTACGGCGGATGAGCCAGGACAGCATTCTTCTCAAAATGAGCAGGACAATCGGAATTATGCTTGGTTTGCCAAGATCCCATTGGTGGAGCCTTCCAATAGCCAGGAGTCAAAGGATTTCTTTAAAGAAGCCTTTACCATTAGCGAAACCTTCAATACGCCAGTTCTATTTCGGATAACGACCCGTGTTTGCCATTCCAAGAGCGTTGTGGAATTGCAGGAACGCGTGGAAGTTGGCGTTCACGCCTATGAAAAAAACATCAAAAAATATATCACGGTTCCCGCTCACAGTCGGGTTCTACGTG
This genomic window contains:
- a CDS encoding bifunctional enoyl-CoA hydratase/phosphate acetyltransferase, translated to MIQHVKELITQAQKQNSMRLAVVAAEEAEVLKAVHEAVEKGIIEAILFGEIGAMKKIAEAQGINLSSFKLVKADNMQESARLAVQYVREGKADFLMKGLVDTSIFLKAVLDKENGLRTGQLLSHVMVYEVPTYHKLLLLTDGGMNLYPDLEKKGQILRNSAHVSRALGNLEIKVACLAAKEKVNPKMPATVDADGLKQEGLAGKFGDDVVVEGPMALDLAISKRAAKIKGYESPVAGEADILLVPNIEMGNGIGKAMTYFAKSQSAGIVMGASVPVVLTSRADSHEDKLNSIALGSVVAEWIKEGGKK